Proteins co-encoded in one Montipora capricornis isolate CH-2021 chromosome 12, ASM3666992v2, whole genome shotgun sequence genomic window:
- the LOC138026096 gene encoding oxygen-dependent choline dehydrogenase-like: MFQIWITLGILLQLSHINSAAVEECDFIIVGGGTAGLALAARLAEVQTWDVCVLERGPKEGTMNGWSTNSYKWTSPHDPVWLTEPTLRTMETVNGNEKNVNGDGRMIYIPRWRGRGGTSRVYGAIVRRASPAVLDLWPEGWKHEDLLPYYIKSEDHYCHYDSELSSDITPEDCESWHGKGGPMQVNPQIKEVFSEFPKALKEICEDKTKPWGGYAGDYNGPLDSRISCSTFQQYKDRTNASYVPTMEARENRASKTARGSSYTGYYKYNQNKPRVILQAPVTKIQFNDELKAVGVVYFDGTTGKTRELRARKEVILAGGAFDTPHLLQVSGIGPRDLLQNIGVNVVTDNPHVGKDLWDHVSVPFVLKLAETADALPDTVNIDGTEYKNTSKLFSINGPFTWILHLRSNLSERGPKNMSDVQIYVMGNSSLFDETEALCTSGRSEDNSGDKSLEGTIRIIDQWPESRGFIRARTANIFDKPVLNYGWDYKLDGNTSLAFKNIAKLIRDQIRLLREIFFGKDTPETLRALVLDEVEPGQSKTTDDELDEWIRGIMVSALHPACTCKMPECVDRFLSVKNVSGLRICDTSAFATQIDGNPTATIFAMAEKLADLLKEQYGADNEYSTENRKEL, encoded by the exons ATGTTTCAGATCTGGATAACGCTTGGAATTCTGCTTCAACTTTCTCACATAAACAG TGCTGCTGTTGAGGAATGCGACTTTATAATCGTGGGTGGAGGCACTGCAGGCTTAGCGCTGGCTGCAAGGTTGGCAGAAGTACAAACATGGGACGTCTGCGTCCTCGAGCGCGGTCCAAAAGAGGGCACAATGAATGGCTGGAGCACCAATAGCTACAAGTGGACAAGTCCACATGACCCGGTCTGGCTAACCGAGCCAACCCTCCGCACGATGGAGACCGTGAACGGCAATGAAAAAAACGTGAATGGGGACGGTCGCATGATCTATATTCCAAGATGGCGCGGCAGGGGCGGGACCTCTAGAGTGTATGGAGCCATTGTCAGACGAGCAAGTCCAGCTGTACTTGATCTTTGGCCCGAGGGATGGAAGCACGAGGATCTCCTGCCGTACTACATAAAGAGCGAAGATCATTATTGTCATTACGATAGCGAGCTATCAAGTGACATAACGCCAGAAGATTGCGAAAGTTGGCATGGCAAAGGCGGTCCGATGCAAGTCAACCCACAGATTAAAGAAGTGTTTTCTGAATTTCCAAAAGCGTTGAAAGAAATTTGTGAAGACAAGACAAAGCCATGGGGAGGATATGCTGGTGATTATAATGGTCCTCTGGACAGCCGAATCAGCTGTAGCACCTTCCAACAGTACAAGGACCGAACAAATGCAAGTTACGTCCCAACAATGGAAGCTCGTGAAAATCGTGCGTCTAAGACTGCACGAGGAAGTAGTTACACTGGTTATTATAAATACAATCAGAATAAACCACGTGTGATACTCCAAGCCCCCGTCACCAAAATTCAGTTCAATGATGAACTCAAAGCCGTGGGCGTGGTTTATTTCGACGGCACCACGGGGAAAACGCGTGAATTGCGCGCTCGCAAAGAGGTCATCCTCGCCGGTGGAGCTTTCGATACCCCGCATTTATTGCAGGTCAGTGGCATTGGGCCGCGCGATCTCCTCCAGAATATTGGTGTGAATGTGGTCACTGATAACCCACATGTGGGAAAGGACCTCTGGGATCATGTATCTGTCCCGTTTGTCCTTAAACTGGCCGAAACTGCAGACGCTCTGCCTGATACGGTCAACATTGATGGGACTGAATACAAAAACACTTCCAAACTGTTCAGTATCAATGGACCATTCACATGGATTCTGCATCTACGATCTAATCTGAGTGAACGCGGGCCTAAAAACATGTCTGATGTACAGATCTATGTTATGGGTAACTCGAGTTTATTTGACGAAACGGAAGCTCTTTGTACAAGCGGCAGGTCGGAAGATAACAGCGGTGACAAATCCCTCGAAGGAACCATACGAATCATTGATCAGTGGCCCGAAAGTCGTGGCTTTATCAGAGCAAGAACAGCCAACATATTTGACAAACCTGTTTTGAACTATGGCTGGGACTACAAACTCGACGGCAATACATCGCTGGCCTTCAAGAATATCGCAAAGCTTATTCGAGACCAAATTCGGCTTCTGCGAGAGATATTCTTTGGGAAGGACACCCCAGAGACACTTCGTGCGCTTGTTTTGGACGAAGTTGAACCTGGGCAAAGCAAAACAACCGATGACGAATTAGATGAATGGATTCGTGGAATCATGGTTTCGGCACTGCATCCTGCTTGCACCTGCAAAATGCCAGAATGCGTGGACAGGTTTCTGAGCGTGAAAAACGTGTCTGGGCTGCGAATTTGTGATACTTCAGCCTTTGCTACACAGATTGATGGAAATCCCACAGCTACAATATTCGCTATGGCAGAGAAACTGGCAGACCTGCTCAAGGAACAGTATGGTGCAGACAACGAATATTCAACCGAAAACAGAAAGGAACTCTAA